From a single Nitrogeniibacter mangrovi genomic region:
- a CDS encoding GntR family transcriptional regulator: MARSNKKAIETPPLAKPHAIDAVSPVPLHTQIREALRRGILDGTYPPHSQMPSESQMMARFGVSRITIRQALGDLQKEGLIFKVMGKGSFVAKPKAFQSLSRLQGFGEAMAPSGYETYALLLSAREVPASAVVAQRLALEAGSPVFEIQRLRYLNREPISVDVSYFPIDIGQRLTQEDLATRDIFVILENDYGHNLTHADVQIEAISAETSLGRHLDVAEGSPLLRIERLTYAGERPIDFEFLYYRGDAFQYRLRIDRS; this comes from the coding sequence ATGGCCCGCTCCAACAAGAAAGCCATCGAAACGCCGCCCCTGGCCAAGCCGCACGCGATCGACGCCGTGTCTCCGGTGCCGCTGCATACCCAGATCCGCGAGGCCCTGCGGCGCGGCATTCTCGATGGCACCTATCCGCCGCATTCGCAGATGCCCTCGGAGAGCCAGATGATGGCGCGCTTCGGGGTGAGCCGGATCACCATCCGCCAGGCGCTGGGCGATCTGCAGAAGGAGGGCCTGATCTTCAAGGTGATGGGCAAGGGCAGTTTCGTGGCCAAGCCCAAGGCCTTCCAGAGCCTGTCGCGCCTGCAGGGTTTCGGCGAGGCGATGGCGCCGTCCGGGTACGAGACCTATGCCCTGTTGCTGAGCGCCCGCGAGGTGCCGGCCAGTGCCGTGGTCGCGCAGCGCCTGGCGCTGGAGGCGGGCAGCCCGGTGTTCGAGATCCAGCGGCTGCGCTATCTGAACCGCGAGCCCATTTCCGTGGATGTGAGCTACTTCCCGATCGACATCGGCCAGCGCCTGACGCAGGAAGACCTCGCCACCCGCGACATCTTCGTCATTCTCGAAAACGACTACGGCCACAACCTCACGCATGCGGACGTGCAGATCGAGGCGATCAGCGCCGAAACGTCGCTCGGCCGCCATCTCGACGTGGCCGAGGGCTCGCCCCTGCTGCGCATCGAGCGGCTGACCTACGCCGGTGAGCGGCCCATCGATTTCGAGTTTCTGTACTACCGCGGCGATGCCTTCCAGTACCGCCTGCGGATCGACCGCAGCTGA
- a CDS encoding sulfite exporter TauE/SafE family protein: MNEIFQCLGAWDAPTWGVVLVAALVGGALRGLTGFGAALLMAPLMSLVLSARETMCLVTLLNALPMGRTTLAAATRVIDRQVMLPMSVAAFVGVPCGIALVGALPAQAFGLVLGVAVILSAIGLMSGVLRMGGRSLRRSLGVGMLSGVLTGFGGVGGPPAILYLLGVEPDGHRARANFIVFFAVLYPAAVIAVAALGVLSWADVVFGLALAPLFHLGGLGGARLYRRIGKRHFRPVVLVLLMAAGLLAAWPRGVQAAPVRAGPALGAHAHAAGAHPQHFFAGELAPSFKNFNKTNDVN, encoded by the coding sequence TTGAACGAAATCTTCCAATGTCTTGGTGCCTGGGATGCGCCGACCTGGGGTGTGGTGCTGGTGGCCGCGCTCGTCGGCGGTGCGCTGCGCGGACTGACCGGTTTCGGTGCCGCGCTGTTGATGGCGCCCTTGATGTCGCTGGTGCTCAGCGCCCGCGAAACCATGTGTCTGGTGACCCTGCTCAACGCCCTGCCGATGGGACGCACCACCCTGGCCGCCGCCACGCGTGTGATCGACCGCCAGGTCATGCTGCCGATGAGCGTGGCCGCCTTCGTCGGGGTGCCCTGCGGCATCGCGCTGGTGGGGGCCTTGCCTGCGCAGGCTTTCGGTCTGGTGTTGGGCGTGGCCGTGATCCTGAGCGCGATCGGGCTGATGTCCGGCGTGCTGCGGATGGGGGGGCGTTCGCTGCGGCGCTCGCTCGGGGTCGGCATGCTCAGCGGTGTGCTGACCGGCTTCGGCGGCGTCGGTGGGCCGCCGGCCATTCTCTATCTCCTGGGCGTCGAGCCCGATGGCCACCGGGCCCGGGCGAACTTCATCGTGTTCTTTGCGGTGCTCTATCCGGCGGCGGTGATCGCGGTGGCCGCGCTGGGGGTGTTGTCCTGGGCCGACGTGGTCTTCGGCCTGGCGCTCGCGCCGCTGTTCCATCTCGGGGGCCTCGGTGGGGCGCGCCTGTACCGGCGCATCGGCAAACGGCATTTCCGCCCGGTGGTGCTGGTGCTGCTGATGGCGGCCGGCCTGCTGGCGGCCTGGCCCCGGGGCGTCCAGGCCGCGCCGGTGCGTGCCGGCCCCGCTCTTGGTGCGCACGCGCACGCGGCTGGTGCGCATCCGCAGCATTTTTTTGCTGGCGAACTCGCGCCGAGTTTCAAAAACTTCAATAAAACCAACGATGTGAATTGA
- a CDS encoding YeiH family protein has translation MSISATLPPPGVRLGLFACVGITFLAAMLAAIPAMGRHGLGWLPVAVALGMVVGNLWPDLPTRGRDGLALARGPLMRAGIALYGLRIGIDEFAAVGWGGALAAVVVVASTLWLAQRLGRAFGLDRHSALLIGAGSAICGAAAVAAADGVLGARARHVSAAVASVVLFGTLGMYVLPWLFDRVGLPAAQFGLWIGLTVHELGHVVAAASPLGPEVSGAALIAKMMRVMLLAPAMVWMAWSDGRASGGGRVRVPFFLWAFFAAIALNGSGLLPPTLQAAGAGLAQLLLAVGLAALGAATRLVDIRAAGARVWWLAASLWAYLLIAGLGIVTLLARFG, from the coding sequence ATGAGCATAAGTGCCACCCTGCCCCCGCCTGGTGTCCGCCTCGGTCTCTTCGCCTGCGTCGGGATCACGTTCCTCGCGGCGATGCTGGCGGCGATTCCTGCCATGGGCCGTCATGGGCTCGGATGGCTGCCCGTGGCGGTGGCGCTGGGCATGGTGGTGGGCAACCTGTGGCCCGATCTACCGACGCGGGGACGCGACGGGCTGGCGCTGGCGCGCGGCCCGCTGATGCGTGCGGGGATCGCGCTGTACGGGCTGAGGATCGGCATCGACGAATTCGCGGCCGTGGGCTGGGGGGGCGCCCTCGCGGCGGTCGTGGTCGTCGCCTCCACGCTGTGGCTGGCGCAGCGGCTCGGGCGGGCGTTCGGCCTCGATCGCCACAGCGCCCTGCTGATCGGTGCGGGCAGCGCCATCTGCGGCGCGGCCGCGGTGGCCGCGGCCGACGGCGTGCTCGGCGCTCGCGCGCGCCATGTGTCGGCCGCCGTCGCCTCGGTGGTGCTGTTCGGCACCCTGGGCATGTATGTGTTGCCGTGGCTCTTCGATCGGGTAGGCCTCCCGGCGGCTCAGTTCGGTTTGTGGATCGGCCTGACCGTGCATGAGCTCGGTCACGTGGTGGCGGCGGCAAGCCCCCTGGGCCCCGAGGTGTCGGGCGCGGCGTTGATCGCCAAGATGATGCGGGTGATGTTGCTGGCGCCGGCGATGGTCTGGATGGCGTGGTCCGACGGGCGCGCGAGCGGTGGCGGGCGGGTGCGGGTGCCGTTCTTTCTTTGGGCCTTCTTCGCGGCCATCGCCTTGAATGGCAGTGGCCTGCTGCCGCCGACGCTCCAGGCGGCCGGCGCCGGCCTGGCGCAACTGCTGCTGGCGGTGGGTCTGGCGGCCCTCGGCGCGGCAACCCGGTTGGTCGACATCCGCGCCGCGGGCGCCCGGGTCTGGTGGCTGGCGGCCTCGCTGTGGGCGTATCTGCTGATCGCCGGGCTGGGCATCGTGACCCTGCTGGCGCGGTTCGGGTGA
- a CDS encoding LysR family transcriptional regulator, which translates to MNLHLLRVFVTVVDASSFSRAADQLGISQPATSKAVKELENQLDTVLLDRQGKRFAPSAPGQALYDYGRAIFALEREADEAVKSFYALEQGRLVIGASTTIASYWLPPSLLAFHQRHPGIELSVISANTEQIAELLLDCQVDVALVEGEVSDPRIEILSWRSEEMIVAAPRDFADEEAGAHALAQHTWVMRERGSGSRAAAQRILDEYRIRPAQVIEVGSNEAIVQSVAAGIGLGLVPRICARDQLALGRIRKHAIGAGPCMRQLYRMRLPRRPVSQPALAFEALLASRTA; encoded by the coding sequence ATGAATCTGCACCTGCTCCGCGTGTTCGTCACCGTGGTGGACGCCAGCAGCTTTTCGCGCGCCGCCGACCAGCTCGGCATCAGCCAGCCGGCCACCTCGAAGGCGGTCAAGGAACTCGAAAACCAGCTGGACACGGTGCTGCTCGACCGCCAGGGCAAGCGCTTCGCCCCCAGCGCGCCCGGCCAGGCGCTGTACGACTACGGCCGCGCGATCTTCGCGCTCGAACGCGAAGCGGACGAGGCAGTGAAATCGTTCTACGCACTCGAACAGGGGCGCCTGGTGATCGGCGCGAGCACGACCATCGCCAGCTACTGGCTCCCCCCGAGCCTGCTCGCGTTTCATCAGCGTCACCCCGGTATCGAGCTGAGCGTGATCAGCGCCAACACCGAGCAGATCGCCGAGCTGTTGCTCGACTGCCAGGTGGATGTGGCGCTGGTGGAGGGCGAGGTCAGCGATCCGCGGATCGAGATCCTCTCCTGGCGCAGCGAGGAGATGATCGTGGCGGCACCGCGCGACTTTGCCGACGAGGAGGCCGGCGCCCACGCCCTGGCTCAGCACACCTGGGTGATGCGCGAACGCGGTTCGGGCAGCCGGGCCGCCGCGCAGCGCATCCTCGACGAATACCGGATCCGGCCGGCCCAGGTGATCGAAGTGGGCAGCAACGAGGCCATCGTGCAGTCGGTGGCGGCGGGCATCGGTCTGGGCCTCGTGCCGCGCATCTGCGCCCGCGACCAGCTGGCGCTGGGGCGCATCCGCAAGCACGCCATCGGCGCTGGCCCCTGTATGCGCCAGCTCTATCGCATGCGCCTGCCCCGGCGCCCGGTGAGCCAGCCGGCGCTGGCCTTCGAGGCGCTCCTGGCAAGCCGGACGGCCTGA
- a CDS encoding NnrU family protein, with product MPLLILGLLLFFGAHSVSIVNEPWRDRMHARLGALGWRAIVTLVSIAGIVLIVHGYAQARLDPVVLYTPPTALRHLTLLLMVPVFPLLLATYLPGRIRATLKHPTLVATKLWAFAHLLANGTLADVLLFGAFLAWAVADRISMKHRTQRPLPGPPARKANDAIAVIGGLVLYAAFVMGVHAWLIGVSPI from the coding sequence ATGCCCCTCCTGATCCTCGGCCTGCTGCTCTTTTTCGGCGCCCATTCGGTATCTATCGTGAACGAGCCCTGGCGCGATCGCATGCATGCGCGTCTGGGCGCACTGGGCTGGCGAGCCATCGTCACCCTGGTGTCCATCGCCGGCATCGTGCTCATCGTGCATGGCTATGCCCAGGCGCGGCTCGACCCCGTGGTGCTGTACACGCCGCCCACCGCCCTGCGCCACCTCACCCTGCTGCTCATGGTGCCGGTCTTCCCGCTGCTGCTCGCCACCTACCTGCCCGGCCGCATCCGCGCCACCCTCAAGCATCCGACCCTGGTCGCCACCAAGCTGTGGGCCTTCGCCCACCTGCTCGCCAACGGCACCCTCGCCGACGTGCTGCTGTTCGGTGCCTTCCTGGCCTGGGCGGTGGCCGACCGCATCTCGATGAAGCACAGGACCCAACGCCCCCTGCCAGGCCCCCCCGCCCGCAAGGCCAACGACGCGATTGCCGTGATCGGTGGCCTGGTGCTGTATGCCGCCTTCGTGATGGGCGTCCATGCATGGTTGATCGGGGTTTCGCCGATCTGA
- a CDS encoding MFS transporter produces MHSDPARQTLGLPGILILLAGQLLPLVDFSIINVALESLSRTLGASHTELELVVAVYGVAFAVCLALGGRLGDRLGRRRVYLWGVGLFGLASLLCGLAGSVPMLLAARALQGVGAALAVPQILASLHVCLRGPAHSKAIGAYGAVGGIAFIIGQVLGGQLVSWDVAGLGWRSIFLINLPVCLSILLSTRRFVPETRSAHAPGFDLRGTGLLALLILCLLVAMSLGPLLHWPAWSLGMLVAVVPLAGGLWRTEQRQRWPLLPPPVMALASMRFGLLLALVFFASWSGFMFVVALTLQAGAGLSSAQSGQAFVMLGAAYFLMALMSARVTRWLGTVAMLLLGFALQVPGLFGLIHSIGAQWSQLDPWTIAPASVFIGAGQALIVSAFYRISLGEVPAADAGAASAMLSTVQQAALGLGPALFGGLFAWSLAQGQDYPRALGRALELEIAGMLGLAVLAALFGLRRRAARLAVERRTG; encoded by the coding sequence ATGCACTCCGATCCCGCCCGGCAGACCCTCGGGCTCCCCGGCATCCTCATCCTGCTGGCGGGGCAGCTGCTGCCCCTGGTGGATTTCTCGATCATCAATGTGGCCCTCGAGTCCCTCAGCCGCACCCTGGGCGCCAGCCATACCGAGCTGGAGCTGGTGGTGGCGGTCTATGGCGTCGCCTTCGCCGTCTGCCTCGCGTTGGGGGGGCGGCTCGGTGACCGGCTCGGGCGCCGGCGGGTGTACCTGTGGGGCGTCGGCCTGTTCGGCCTGGCGTCCCTGCTGTGCGGCCTGGCGGGGAGCGTGCCGATGCTGCTGGCCGCGCGCGCCCTGCAGGGCGTGGGCGCGGCCCTGGCGGTGCCGCAGATCCTCGCCAGCCTGCATGTGTGCCTGCGGGGGCCGGCCCATTCCAAGGCCATCGGCGCCTATGGGGCGGTGGGCGGTATCGCCTTCATCATCGGCCAGGTGCTGGGCGGTCAGCTGGTGTCCTGGGACGTGGCCGGGCTGGGCTGGCGCAGCATCTTCCTCATCAACCTGCCGGTGTGCCTCTCGATCCTGCTGTCGACCCGGCGCTTCGTGCCCGAGACCCGCAGCGCCCACGCACCCGGCTTCGACCTGCGCGGCACCGGCCTGCTGGCGTTGCTGATCCTGTGCCTGCTGGTGGCGATGTCGCTGGGGCCGTTGCTGCACTGGCCCGCCTGGAGCCTGGGCATGCTGGTGGCCGTCGTGCCGCTGGCGGGGGGGCTGTGGCGTACCGAGCAGCGCCAGCGCTGGCCGCTGCTGCCGCCGCCGGTGATGGCGCTCGCGTCGATGCGCTTCGGTCTGCTCCTGGCGCTGGTGTTCTTCGCCAGCTGGAGCGGTTTCATGTTCGTGGTGGCCCTGACCCTGCAGGCCGGGGCCGGCCTGAGTTCCGCCCAGTCGGGGCAGGCCTTCGTGATGCTCGGGGCGGCCTACTTCCTGATGGCGCTGATGAGCGCGCGGGTGACGCGCTGGCTGGGCACGGTGGCGATGCTGCTGCTCGGCTTCGCCCTCCAGGTGCCGGGCCTGTTCGGCCTGATCCACAGCATCGGCGCCCAGTGGTCGCAGCTCGATCCGTGGACCATCGCGCCGGCGAGTGTCTTCATCGGCGCCGGCCAGGCCCTGATCGTGAGCGCCTTCTACCGCATCAGCCTGGGCGAAGTGCCGGCGGCCGACGCCGGCGCGGCCAGCGCGATGCTCTCGACCGTGCAGCAGGCCGCGCTCGGGCTGGGGCCGGCGCTGTTCGGTGGCTTGTTCGCCTGGTCACTGGCGCAGGGGCAGGACTACCCCCGGGCGCTGGGCCGGGCGCTGGAGCTGGAGATCGCGGGCATGCTGGGGCTGGCCGTGTTGGCGGCCCTGTTCGGTCTGCGCCGCCGCGCCGCGCGACTGGCCGTCGAGCGGCGCACGGGCTGA
- a CDS encoding MmyB family transcriptional regulator, whose amino-acid sequence MQNARFDIVGFNRAFCDLVQVDLDAVPPDDRNCIYLALANARWRDSLADWDEVLPRMVGLFRASMTPYMDDPQWQAHLDKFTAASADFARLWERHDVECASNQIKHFRHPAAGVFALQQVNWWSAPRDGDRLVVYLPVDAAGHEALTTIAATR is encoded by the coding sequence GTGCAGAACGCCCGCTTCGACATCGTCGGCTTCAACCGCGCCTTCTGCGATCTGGTCCAGGTCGACCTGGACGCCGTCCCGCCCGACGACCGCAACTGCATCTATCTGGCGCTCGCCAACGCCCGCTGGCGCGACAGCCTCGCCGACTGGGACGAAGTGCTGCCGCGCATGGTCGGGCTGTTCCGCGCGAGCATGACGCCGTACATGGACGATCCGCAGTGGCAGGCGCATCTGGACAAGTTCACGGCCGCATCGGCGGATTTCGCCCGCCTGTGGGAACGGCACGACGTGGAATGCGCCAGCAACCAGATCAAGCACTTCCGCCATCCGGCCGCCGGGGTGTTCGCGCTCCAGCAGGTCAACTGGTGGTCGGCGCCGCGCGATGGCGACAGACTGGTCGTGTACCTGCCGGTGGACGCGGCCGGCCACGAGGCGCTGACCACCATCGCCGCGACGCGCTGA
- the ahcY gene encoding adenosylhomocysteinase → MNAVTDFSDYVVADIKLAAFGRREIAIAETEMPGLMAIREEFARTQPLKGARITGSLHMTIQTAVLIETLVALGAEVRWASCNIFSTQDHAAAAIAAEGIPVFAVKGESLADYWDYTHRIFEWADGGYSNMILDDGGDATLLLHLGARAEQDISVIAKPTSEEETCLFAAIRAKLATDPSWYSTRLAQIKGVTEETTTGVHRLYQMHQRGELKFPAINVNDSVTKSKFDNLYGCRESLVDGIKRATDVMIAGKVAVVCGYGDVGKGSAQALRALSAQVWITEIDPICALQAAMEGYRVVTMEEAAPLADIFVTTTGNFHVITHDHMAAMKDQAIVCNIGHFDNEIDVASLEQYQWEEIKPQVDHVIFPDGKRIILLAKGRLVNLGCATGHPSYVMSSSFANQTIAQIELYTRTAEYPVGVYTLPKHLDEKVARLQLRKLNVTLTELTDEQAAYIGVPKQGPYKPDHYRY, encoded by the coding sequence ATGAACGCTGTGACTGACTTTTCCGACTACGTCGTCGCCGACATCAAGCTGGCCGCCTTCGGCCGCCGCGAAATCGCCATCGCCGAAACCGAGATGCCGGGCCTGATGGCGATCCGCGAGGAATTCGCCAGGACCCAACCGCTCAAGGGCGCGCGCATCACCGGCTCGCTGCACATGACCATCCAGACCGCCGTGCTCATCGAGACGCTGGTGGCGCTGGGCGCCGAAGTGCGCTGGGCCTCGTGCAACATCTTCTCCACCCAGGACCATGCCGCCGCCGCCATCGCCGCCGAGGGCATCCCGGTGTTCGCCGTCAAGGGCGAGTCGCTGGCCGACTACTGGGACTACACCCATCGCATCTTCGAATGGGCCGATGGCGGTTATTCCAACATGATCCTCGACGACGGCGGCGACGCGACCCTGCTGCTGCACCTGGGCGCCCGCGCCGAGCAGGACATCAGCGTCATCGCCAAGCCGACCAGCGAGGAAGAGACCTGCCTGTTCGCCGCCATCCGTGCCAAGCTGGCCACCGATCCGAGCTGGTACTCCACCCGCCTGGCACAGATCAAGGGCGTGACCGAGGAGACCACCACCGGCGTGCACCGCCTCTACCAGATGCACCAGCGCGGCGAGCTCAAGTTCCCGGCCATCAACGTGAACGACTCGGTCACCAAGTCCAAGTTCGACAACCTGTACGGCTGCCGCGAGTCGCTGGTGGACGGCATCAAGCGCGCCACCGACGTGATGATCGCCGGCAAGGTGGCCGTGGTGTGCGGCTACGGTGACGTGGGCAAGGGCTCGGCCCAGGCCCTGCGCGCCCTGTCGGCCCAGGTGTGGATCACCGAGATCGACCCGATCTGTGCGCTGCAGGCGGCCATGGAAGGCTACCGCGTGGTGACCATGGAAGAGGCCGCCCCGCTGGCGGACATCTTCGTCACCACCACCGGCAACTTCCACGTCATCACCCATGACCACATGGCCGCCATGAAGGATCAGGCCATCGTGTGCAACATCGGTCACTTCGACAACGAGATCGACGTCGCCTCCCTGGAGCAGTACCAGTGGGAGGAGATCAAGCCGCAGGTCGATCACGTGATCTTCCCGGACGGCAAACGGATCATCCTGCTGGCCAAGGGCCGGCTGGTGAACCTGGGCTGCGCCACCGGCCACCCGAGCTACGTCATGAGCTCCTCCTTCGCCAACCAGACCATCGCCCAGATCGAGCTGTACACGCGCACGGCAGAGTATCCTGTAGGGGTGTACACCCTGCCCAAGCATCTGGACGAGAAGGTCGCCCGGCTGCAGCTCAGGAAGCTCAACGTGACCCTCACGGAATTGACCGACGAGCAGGCAGCCTATATTGGTGTACCGAAACAAGGGCCGTACAAGCCGGATCACTACCGTTACTGA
- a CDS encoding GNAT family N-acetyltransferase, with amino-acid sequence MPNVRVRHTRPEDIPALIALQARVYPNIPPWSRRKLAEQLDVFPQGQIVAETGDGLIGCASALIVSWDEWAESHTWKEITGAGTFENHTPEGKTLYGAEVFVAPEARGLGIGHQLYEGRRTLCRAMNLKRIIACGRLPGYHEQAAEMTPEFYVQQVVCGDLHDPVLSFQLHEGFHYSGLVEDYLPEDTESCGYASIIVWLNPDYDPDRPTVIPETIL; translated from the coding sequence ATGCCAAACGTCCGGGTGCGCCACACGCGGCCGGAAGACATTCCGGCGTTGATCGCGTTGCAGGCGCGCGTGTATCCGAACATTCCGCCCTGGAGCCGGCGCAAGCTGGCCGAACAGCTCGATGTGTTTCCGCAGGGGCAGATCGTCGCCGAGACCGGTGACGGTCTGATCGGCTGCGCCAGCGCACTGATCGTGAGCTGGGACGAGTGGGCCGAGTCGCACACCTGGAAGGAGATCACCGGCGCCGGTACCTTCGAGAACCACACCCCCGAGGGCAAGACCCTCTACGGTGCCGAGGTGTTCGTCGCGCCCGAGGCGCGCGGCCTGGGCATCGGCCACCAGCTCTACGAGGGGCGCCGCACCCTGTGCCGGGCCATGAACCTCAAGCGCATCATCGCCTGCGGCCGTCTGCCGGGTTACCACGAGCAAGCCGCGGAGATGACGCCGGAGTTCTACGTCCAGCAGGTGGTGTGCGGTGATCTGCACGACCCGGTGCTGAGCTTCCAGCTGCACGAAGGCTTCCATTACAGCGGTCTGGTCGAGGACTACCTGCCCGAGGACACCGAGTCCTGCGGCTACGCCTCGATCATCGTCTGGCTCAACCCGGACTACGATCCCGATCGGCCCACCGTCATTCCGGAGACCATCCTATGA
- a CDS encoding carbon-nitrogen hydrolase family protein, whose protein sequence is MIVRIAAVQYLLRQIHDWSGFENQVRFIMKAAGDYHPQFVVLPEIFTSQLLSFMDTSDVRQAVRNLHDYTRRYQELMQELAAQWNVHLIGGSHPYVHEDGRLLNTAFYFTPTGEIHEQDKIHRTRWEREKWDTDAGDQLRLFETPFGKIAILICYDIEFPELARMVCEAGADILFVPSCTDDRQGFLRVRYCCHARAIENQVFVVHTSTVGNLPVEGLGLHYGQAAIITPSDFPFARDGIAAEGTPNIEQIVVAEVDLADLEGNRLNGTTIPLYDKRKDVYEHPVEVIKVG, encoded by the coding sequence ATGATTGTCCGAATCGCCGCCGTCCAGTACCTGTTGCGCCAGATTCACGACTGGTCGGGCTTCGAGAACCAGGTGCGCTTCATCATGAAGGCCGCCGGCGACTACCACCCGCAGTTCGTGGTCTTGCCCGAGATCTTCACCAGCCAGCTGCTGTCCTTCATGGACACCTCGGACGTGCGCCAGGCGGTGCGCAACCTGCACGACTACACCCGTCGCTACCAGGAGCTGATGCAGGAGCTGGCGGCGCAGTGGAACGTGCACCTGATCGGCGGCAGCCACCCTTATGTGCACGAGGACGGCCGCCTGCTCAACACCGCCTTCTACTTCACCCCCACGGGGGAGATCCACGAGCAGGACAAGATCCACCGCACCCGCTGGGAGCGCGAGAAGTGGGACACCGACGCGGGCGACCAGCTGCGCCTGTTCGAGACCCCCTTCGGCAAGATCGCCATCCTCATCTGCTACGACATCGAGTTTCCCGAACTGGCGCGCATGGTGTGCGAAGCGGGCGCCGACATCCTCTTCGTGCCCTCGTGCACCGACGACCGCCAGGGTTTCCTGCGGGTGCGCTACTGCTGCCACGCCCGCGCCATCGAGAACCAGGTGTTCGTGGTGCACACCAGCACCGTGGGCAACCTGCCGGTCGAGGGGCTCGGACTGCACTACGGCCAGGCGGCCATCATCACACCGTCGGACTTTCCCTTCGCGCGCGACGGCATCGCCGCCGAGGGCACCCCCAACATCGAGCAGATCGTCGTCGCCGAGGTGGACCTGGCCGACCTCGAAGGCAACCGCCTCAACGGCACCACCATTCCGCTCTACGACAAGCGCAAGGATGTGTACGAGCATCCCGTCGAAGTGATCAAGGTCGGGTGA
- a CDS encoding TlyA family RNA methyltransferase, whose product MKSFHRRSAKPPPVHQAHVSESVDRGGLFRIDSLLVERGYAPSRTAAQRMIADGRVRADGEPVRKASLEVANNVALEVEASDDDRYVSRGGLKLAGALKHTGLDVTDMSCLDVGQSTGGFTDCLLQAGATHVTGIEVGHDQLHARLRNDPRVRCREGINARTLDAQDVGETRPEAGFDLIVCDASFISLTLLMPRWPALLAPLGHVIALVKPQFEVGPGGLSKGGIVTDPARYAEVERKIRACAGTAGLEVRDYFDSPITGGDGNREFFIHAVRADRPGHDHKTP is encoded by the coding sequence ATGAAATCCTTCCATCGCCGCTCGGCGAAGCCGCCGCCGGTGCATCAGGCGCACGTGTCCGAAAGCGTCGACCGCGGTGGCCTGTTCCGCATCGACAGCCTGCTGGTCGAGCGCGGCTACGCCCCTTCGCGCACCGCCGCCCAGCGCATGATCGCCGACGGCCGGGTGCGCGCCGACGGCGAGCCGGTGCGCAAGGCCTCGCTGGAAGTGGCGAACAATGTCGCGCTCGAGGTCGAGGCCTCGGACGACGACCGCTACGTCTCCCGCGGTGGCCTCAAGCTCGCCGGCGCGCTCAAGCACACCGGGCTCGACGTCACCGACATGAGCTGCCTCGACGTGGGCCAGTCCACCGGCGGCTTCACCGACTGCCTGCTGCAGGCCGGCGCCACCCATGTGACCGGCATCGAGGTGGGCCACGACCAGTTGCATGCGCGCCTGCGCAACGACCCGCGGGTGCGCTGCCGCGAGGGCATCAACGCGCGCACGCTCGACGCGCAGGACGTGGGCGAGACCCGCCCCGAGGCCGGCTTCGACCTCATCGTGTGCGACGCCAGCTTCATCTCGCTCACCCTGCTCATGCCCCGCTGGCCGGCCCTGCTGGCACCGCTCGGGCACGTCATCGCCCTGGTCAAGCCGCAGTTCGAGGTCGGCCCCGGGGGCTTGAGCAAGGGCGGCATCGTCACCGATCCGGCCCGCTACGCCGAGGTGGAACGTAAAATCAGGGCCTGCGCCGGGACGGCCGGGCTCGAGGTGCGCGACTACTTCGACAGCCCCATCACCGGGGGTGACGGCAACCGCGAATTCTTCATCCATGCCGTCCGGGCGGATCGCCCGGGGCACGACCACAAGACCCCATGA